From the genome of Croceibacterium atlanticum:
GCTCGTGTTTCGCAGCCATTGCCAACCGCGCAGGGCCATTGTCCGCTGGACCATTCTAGAACGCAGCTCGACGGCGCGCTGCGCGGACCGCGTAGGGTCGTTGAAATAGACCACGTCCGCCGTATGGATAAGGGTTTCCGCCACGTTGCCGAACGGTCGATCGGGCAGACTGGTAACCAGCGCCAGCCCGTCCTCGAAATGCTGCTGCGGCATATCCATGAGAGCTATCGCGAACAGGGTGTAGAATTCACCATTCCAGTCGCTATTGCGGCCATCGACCTCCGTCTCGGTCGGCAGGCCATGTCCGTTGAGATTCGCGGACCAGTCGGCATAAGCTTGGACGATTTCTCCCCTCCAATCGATCTCGGCGCCGGCTGCACCAGTCACTAGCTGCAGCCAGCGGGCCGCAGCTTGGCTGTCGGCATGAATCGTTGCGTTCCGCTTCGACGGTGGCACCCAAGGCGCGGGAGCATCGACATCCACGGTATCCTGCGCCCCCGGCACGCGCAGACGGGTGCGGCGGCGCTGCTGCGGTCGATCCTCGGGAAAAGGCGACCATTCGGGTTCGGCACCCCCGTCAAGCCAAGCGATCTCAGCTGCTACCGCGCGCGTATCCGCCGCTGCCTTTTCCTGCGCGTAGCGCTCCTGTTCGCCAGCATCTTCATCATAGGGGTGCCAGCGCCAGCGACAACTCGCGAATGCCGCGCGCATTGCCGCCTTCAGCAGCTGTGGATCGGTCGAGAGAATGGTTTCCAGCGTGGCTGCGAAGGCAAGCGGAGTCGACCGGTCGTCTCTGGCTGACAGCTTGATCAGCGCGTCACGATCGGCCGCCTGACGCTTGCGATGCCACAGATGGACGAGCGCGCAAACAGCCAGCGCTGGCCTGTTGAACCGCAGTGAACTGCCGGCTCCGCCATGCCGATCGGCTTCTTCTGCAAGCGCACGCTCGATCACGGCGCGAACCCAGTCCTCATGCTCCGCGAGCAAAACATCATCTCCGTCGCGCGCCACCAGCATGGCCGTGGCAACCAGCCGTGTGGACCGCATTTTCAGTGTGTCGGGATCGCTGTCGTCGGGAAGATCGCCCTCGGCATAGTCAAGGGCTTCGCGGGCTAACTCGGTCGAGCTCCGCGCCGGATCGTCGATTGCGAGCTGGATCTTCGCCTCGATGTTGCTCGAGCGGATCAATTGGCTCGATTGCTCACTCAGTCTCGCGAGATGCTCGGCTTCGGCTGGCGGCGACCGATAGGCACGACCGCCCTCTACGTCGATCCAGTTGTCCGAGTCGAGAATGTTCAGCGCGTAAGCGCCCATGAAGGCCGGATCTCCGAAATCGGCGTTCGTTTTGAAATCGCCCAGGACATCGACGGCAGCACTCAGCTGGGTGCGAACCCGCCGCGAAGCAGGGTCGTCGCCGAGGTAGCCGATCAGCAGGCGTTCGAGCGGCATGCCCCGCGATGGCCGCGCGGCAAGGTCGGCGAGTTGCACCTTACCGGCAGGCTCACGCTCCATCGCGAGCAGCGCGGAGCCCATCTGATCATGCGTTTGGCGCCCACGTTCGGTGGCGAGAAGCTCAGGACAGGAAACGAACGGAACTAGAGCGTCTCGGCTCTTGGGCCAATGTGAGATCAGCAGATCGACGGCAACAAGCAGATAGGCTGCGCAGCTTCCGTCGGGGCCAAGGACGTCCGCGAGCACCGCGTCGATCGAATCCCCGGCATCCAGCCGAATATGACCCCAAGCTTCGAGCGCCTTTAGCGCCGAGGCGACCGAATATTCGCGGGCCTGATCGCGCGACCAGAAGTATGTCTGGGCCCAGGGAAAGAAGCGCCGCCCGTCTTCAAATTCGAGTGCGTACCCGTTGGCATCCGGATCGGCGCCGCCCGAATGGAAGGCGACTGCCTCTTGTGTCAGCTGCCGGATCAACCCGAGTCCAATCTCCGGCGCAGCTTCAAGCAGGTCGAGAAACGGCGGCTGGGCAGGTGATGGGGGTAAATAGTCGCTCTCGCCAAAGCTGAACGCGCTGCCGCGAGACCTCCCATATTCCGAGCGTTCTTCTTGGCTTTCAATGAGGCTGCCCGTGATGAGGCCGGCAAGTTCAGCGGGGGCGACCTGTGCAAGCACCTTTCCGAACGACCGAATGGAGTTAGCCTTGCGGTGGTCTTTCTCTGCCGTCACGGCGCGGAGATAAGCCTTGGCCTGTTCGGGCGCATGACTGGCGAGAAGAAGAGTCCACATTCGCAGCTCTTCCACCAACCTGCCATACGCCTGATGGTCGAGCCGGCCGCCCGCGTCGCAAGCCGGGATCGTCCGCTCCACCTCGCGGATGTCCAGCTGCAGCAGCCAATCGAACAGCATTTTCGCAGTGGGCCCGGCCAACTTGGGCACATGCATGAGGATCAGGTACTGGATCTGGACCAGGTCCAGGACCGCTCCAATTGCCGGCAGCGGAATCTCTGCCGCATGATCGGTACACCATCGCAGAAGCCATGCCGCCGATCCAGTCGTGTTGGCGCGCAGCGAACGCGGCACCGCGGCCTGCTCGCCACCTGCCGCCAATCCCTTGAAGAGATCGGCCGCCGCCACCGTCTCGAGCGAGTTGATTGCTGCACAGAGCTCTCGTAGCAGAGTTCCTCCGTCAGCAAGCAGCGCGTCGCTGCAGCGCTCAAGGAGACCCGGCCCAAGCTCGGATCGCACGATCGCGACGAGAGCCTGGCGCCGCCACGAGCCGTGCGAGCCTGAGGGCGACAGCAGGTTCAATAGTTCAAGCCAGGCGCTGCAATCGTTTCCGCGCTCAAGCGCCAGCCGCCCCGCAAGTTCGATGCCGCGCGCAACGCGCGGGGACACAGGCACCGACAAATTCAAACCCGCCAGATACGCGGAATCCTCGTGGATGCGGGAGGCAACGGACCAGTCGCGCAGGACATCGTGGTAAAAGGTTAGGTGATCGCGGCGCGGTTCGCGCAGCGTCAGAGACCGCAGGAGGTGCGAGCGGGCGGCGGAGTCGCTTCGCAGTTCCAGTGCATCCTGTCCCGTCAGCGCGCGCTCGGCGAGATCGGAAAGTATCCGCTGCGCCGGACGCACATCGCCGTTTGGTGCGCCATCGGCGGTCCGCCACCAATACTCGGCAAGAACGGCTTCCGTTCGGATGACTGCCGCGTTGGGCACTTTGAGCAAGCGCGAGAGACGATAAAGGTTTCGGGCAATAGGAGCGGCTGGATGATCAGCGGCGAGCAACGCGCGAAGTTCCGGAGCACGCTCGCGCAGAATTTCGACTTCGGATTCGAGGAGTTCCCCGACGATCACCCTATGAGACGCACCAAGTGCGGTAAGCGCATCCTCAGCGAGCCACGACTCGCCGTCCGCCCCGAAATCGGGACGCGCGGTTACAACCACGGAAAAGCCAGGTACCGCGCTGGCTTCCCGGAATAGGTCGTTCACCGTTCGCTGTCGGCCGGGGTCGGTGAACATCTCGAGACTGTCGATGAACAGGATGCCGCCGCCACTGGCGGCCAGATCGCTCAAGAACGCCTTTGCTGTTGAAGACACGCCGAGCAACTGGGCGAAGGCGCTCCAGCCACCTTCCGGAGTGGCGATAGGGTCAAGCACGATGATGTGCGATTCCCTCGATACACGCTCCGCGACATGTCGAAGCACCCAAGATTTGCCGACACCCGCGTCGCCGCGGATCTCCACAAACCGATGTTGATCGAGGCCGGCATCGACTTTGGCAATGGCGTCTAGGCGCGGCAATTGCACCCCTGCGAGATTATCTCCGATATTGGCGAGGGTGAGACGGGCCGTCTCTTCCAGCCTTTCGCGCGATGGCGCGAAATTCCGATCGCCCGCCAACCGAAATCCGCGTTTCGCCAGCTCATCCGACAATGCATTGCGATCAAGCGCTCCGCCGATCTTCCCTGTGGCGATCGATATCTCAATGAGATTGCTCCACAGCGCTTCCGCTCGCGCCGTATCCTGCTCCGACAGGACATTCCGCGCCAGCGTCAGCGCGTGGGTCCGCGCTAGTGGGGAGATCGCTTCGAAGTCGAATTCAAGGATCACGAAGCGGCGAAGAATGCGCCAGATGACCTCATCGTCATCGGCAATTCCGGCGGCGACAAGATTGCTGCGAAAGGTGGCCACGAACTCGCGCATCGCTTTGTTCGCCACGCCCTTCGCAGATAGTCGTGAGAAGAACTCGGCACTTGCGTCCGCGATGTGCGCCCACTGGAGCACGTCCTGGTAGGGCCCCGAGATTGAACGGCTGGTGCGCTGTGTCGCGACGGCCAGCAAATGCTGTTGCTCCGGAACTCCTCCCTCTCCGCTTCGCGCGATTTGGGTGCATACCTCTTGGAAGACGCTATCCTTTGGCGCGAACGTGATTTCGCGCTTCGATTGGATCTCCAAAAGGCAAGGCCCTGCTGAAGCATTGCCATGAAGAATCAAGTCGTCGAGAGCGTATCCCAGATCGACACCTTGGAAGCGGACCCGCTCAAGACGGGTTCCGGGCAACCCGCGCGGCTCCGTCCCAACTAGCATCGCTAGAAGGTAAAATGCGCCGAGTTCGCCTTCGAGATAGACCCCGGCACCGCCGCGAGCAGCAGGACTAGATCCGCGATCGTCGCCGCCTTCCGTCTCGCTCGTCTCTTCATCTGTCATGTTGTGAACGGGTCTTGCTCTTGATGGTATTTTTTGGACTTCTCATGCGATTTCTAAACTTGGCATACTACTCAATGAAACGGCGCAATAGCTTGCAAGACCATCAGGTAGGATCCGAAAGAGTCATGTTGGAAGACGATGCCACTGCGATGATTTGCTTGAGGCCAGACTTCCCTGCCGAGGATGTGCGAACGATCATACATAGACTCGAAGGATCCCAAGCCCTCGTCCCAGGGTTCATTCCAGCCCCTGCGGGGTTTCTGCGTCTGGAAACTATAACATATGCAGCGCTGATCGAAGGTGTCCAAACGGTGGTGATGCCAGACAGGAACATTGTTTCCCGGATGGCGAGGATAGCTCGGACAGGCCTGGCGCGCCCGGCGGAGCCGACGAGCCAGCTGGCAGCGGAGATTATGGCGCTTTGTCAAACCGTCGATTTCGACATCGAGCCTTCCATCGCGTTTCATGAACTAGCACACCGTCAGGGAAATGATGCAGCACTGGAAGAGCTGTCCTGGTTTCGGGTCGCCGATCAAAATCGGCACCAAACATGGCTGGATATCGCATTGGGCCGCGCTTCGAAGCTGCCTGTGCTTTCGCCCGCAGCCAAAGGGTTTGTCGACCTTGCCGCTCCGTTAAATCGCTGGGTCCGCAACTACGCCGTGGCGCTGAAAATCGCGAGCCTGGAGCTCTCGCCCTTGGCGAGAAGGGCGAAGGCGCGCGCACTCTTCGAGTGGATGGTTTCGGATTTCATCGTAGCTGGCCCTGCCGCCATGTTCGCCACAATGTACCTGTCTCCCCGCGCCGCAAGAGCTCGGATGATGAAGCACCTGAGGTCGCCAGACCGGGAGAGAGCGTTGGCTGGTATTCGAAATGCAGCCTGGGATATTACCTATCTCAGCGAGTTCGTGCAGCGGGTGAAGACAGCAAACTACAATAGTCAGCGCTTTATTCTAGCGACTGGTGACCGAACGATGGCCGAGTTGGCGAGTCTGTTGTTCCTTGATATCGAGACCCTTGACGGTTTTCGTCGAATCCTTAGCAGTGCAATTGTGCCCTGGTGGGGTGATGACGCGCCGTATGTAGCCAAATTGATCTGTGATGCGATAGAAGTCGGTGAGGCCAGAGAGCCCCCTACCTCCCCGTCTCGGGACTATGTTGGTGACCTGATTGTTGCTGGCGAAACCGAGATCCGGGAACGCCAGAGGGCCTGAAGTAAGCGGTCGAAAGGCAGGCTGAGGTGCTGCACGCGCGCTGGCCGGAACGATACTGAGACGAGAGGGGAGCAAGTATGAGAACTGCTACAAGCGCCGCTGCCGCGAGGCGTGATGCGGAACCCTTTCTTATGCGGTTCGCTACGCAACGAAGCTACGAAGTTCAGGAGATGGCGGGACGCTATTGCGAGATCAGGCAGCTTTGGGTGATCGACATTGAAGGTCTCTCCCGGCCCATTGTTGAACAAGCGGCAGACCTGCTCGCGCAGACGCACACCAAGACCATGACTCAGGTCGAAGCCGACGATCACGATCAGGAGCGAGGTGCCATGGCGGAGACCTCAACCCTTACGAAAGTGAGACAGGAGGCTGACGACCAAGACGCGTCGCTAGCCTTGCCCGAAATACAGACCAAGACCGATGTCCAGCAGGAAACGGACGATCAGGTAAAGGGCGTGGCGTGATTCCGGCGAAAGCGGACGGTTGATCCTCCTGGCTACTAACCGGCGGGACGTCACGACCGACTTCGTCGTGCTCGAACTCGAACGCCGCGGAATGGAATTCTTCAGGCTGAACACCGAAGATATCCATACCTATCACGCGGTTCTTCCGAACGGTGATCCTGGAAGGCTGCGGCTTGAAGGACAAGACAGGACGTTGGATCTTCGCGACATCACCGGAGCCTATTACCGGCGCCCGATGCCACCGGACTTCGAGGAGCGCGACCCTGCGACCGCCGAATATCTGCAAGCCGAATGGTCCGCCCTCCTGAGATCCATCTGGAATGCCCTCGACGGCCGCTGGCTGAACTGCCCTTTTGCGATCCTGCGCGCCGAAGACAAGCCGCGGCAGCTGACGATCGCACGGCGCTTGGGTTTCAACGTGCCGGAGACCTTGGTCACCAACCATCCCGACCACGCCATCGCCTTTTCCGAGCGCGGCGGCGCCGTCGCAAAGCCGCTGCGTCACGCTCTCATAGACGACGGCGAGCGCGGAAAAGTCATCTTCACTTCGCGTCTCGGATCGTCGCTCAAGGGCGAGACAGCCGGGATCGAACTCGCTCCCGTCATTTTGCAGGAAGAAGTGCGCAAACGATCCGACGTTCGGGTAATCGTCGTCGACGATCAGGTCTTCGCCACCGCTATAGATTCGCAAGATTTCGAGGAGACCGCCGTCGACTGGCGCAGAGGGGTCAGAACCGACCTCGTGCATCGCGCCACCGCACTGCCAGGTGACGTGGAGCGCGCGTGCGTGGCGGTTACCCGCGCGCTCGGCCTCCGCTATTCCGCCATCGATCTCGTCGAGGATAAGGACGGGGAGTATTGGTTCCTCGAGGCGAATCCTAACGGACAATGGGCTTGGATCGAGCAGAGGACCGGTGCGCCAATTAGCGCCGCCATCGCCAAAGGGCTGTCTGCATGAAATGGACGAACTGGGTGGATGCTGTCTTTCCCTATATCGAACCTTTGACGGTCGACGAGGACAAGGCGCAAAAGGCTTCGTTCGACCGGGATATCACTGCGATCAACTCGGCCAAGTTCTCAATAGAACCGGAACGGGCCCTTGATGAAGCGCAGCGAGTGGCAGAAGCAGAAACCGAGAGGGTTCGAACTGCAGAGAGCAAGGCGACAACCTATCTGGCGGTTCTAGCGGCCCTAGTTCCACTCGTAATCACACTCCAGGCCGCCACCTGGGAAGACAAGTCTGGCCCGGCTCCCGAAGGCCTCAAGCTTGGGATGATGTTCCTTGCAACTATGTATGTTGCGGGGGCTGGGTACCACGCCTTCAAAACACTTCAGGTATCGGGATTTCAGCGGGTCGTGGAGGGCGAAATTGCAGCCGCCTGGCGAACGCCGCGACCCTTAACAAACCTGACGCGAAGCACATTGCTGGCGTCGCGTAGGTCGAGGGACGCGGTCAACGCCAAGGTGACGAGGATCAAGGTAACTCATCAACATCTAGTTAGGGCGTTCGGTGCATTCGTCTTGCTGCTGTCGCTCGACCCAATCTGTTACGCGTTTAATTCGGTTGGAGTTGGCGCGCTGACGCGTACGTCAGCGAATCCGGAACGGGCAAGTGAGTTACGGCAAAGCGGGCCGCAAGCCACTGAAGCATCGCGAGCGCCGGAGACAAAACCATCAGACTCAGGCCAAGCAAGCGATCCGGAGATTGAAGGTCAGCGTCTTACCCGACCCGAAACGATAAAAGCCGAGAGTGAGGTTCGCGACTAAGCATTGCAACCGTAGTCTCAGCGTCAGCGTTCAACTGCCACTTACTCTTCGAATCCTCATTCATCGGAGTCCTCATGCCCAAGGCTCAGTCTTGTTGTCGTTCCGCGATCACGGTGAAATCTGAAAGTCCGTTTCTATGAACTATCTCCTCAAAGCAGCCGGTCCGTTTTCGGCCCAGTTCGCGACATTATAGCCCCAACCCCCGTCCGCGCCCTAACGACCAGTCCACGCCGCCGTCGCCACGCATGACGCCGGAGATGTGCTTGCCCATCTGCCGGTCGAGCGAGGGGGACCAGGGCACGAGCTGAAATCCGAGCCCATTGTCGATCATGGCAAAGCGACCCGAGCCAAGGTTCAGACGCTGGCGCACCGTGCCCGTGACGTAATCGCCGGTCTGTGACGGAGTATGCGGCAGGCCGATTTCCGCCGACAGTTTCTCAGCGGTGGCATCCAGTTCCCGCCGCCGGAGCGTATCGAGCAGATTGCGGGCGAAGATGATCCGTCGCCCCTGCCGCCGCGCCAGGCCCTCGTCGGCGAGATGCTCCGCCCGTGCTTCCATCGCGACCCGAACCTCCGCCCCGAAACCGCCCCCGAGATCACGTCCATCGCCCGACAGGTTTCGGCGATCGAGCCAGGTAGCACCGGGCGCGCGGACCTGTGCGTTCAGGTCGAAGTCCGAGCGCACGGCCAGTGCCATCCGCTGTCGGCCTTTGCGATCCTCGAAGTGCCTTAGCTCGACGACTGCGCCGGGCCTGCAATCGCCGGTTGCGGCGATGTCGGGAAGCTGGATATGGTGCGTGCGTCCGTCGATGCCGTCGACGATCGCATAGGCCCTGCCGGTCAGCTCGTCGTGCAACCCACGCTCGACCAGCCTGCCCATTAGAGGCTGCCCAGGTTCGGGTTCAAGCACATAACTGCCGACGCCCCGGTCGATGCCCCGCTCTGTCATGGCGCGGTGCATCCGCTTGATGATGTCACCACGCGCCTGCAATTCGCGCAGCGCGGTTTCGGCATCGCCACGCATGGTCCACTGACCGGGCGCCACCTCGCTGGCGAGGCCGAGCCCTTCGAGCTTGCGCAAGCGGCCGATGCGCAGCGCATGATCCGGACCGGGCCGCGCTCCCCGTTCGGGCGCAGTGTCGATGATGCCGTTGCGGTCGCGCTCTCGTGCCAATCGGTGATCGATATCGGTCCAGCGTTCGGCATCGACTTGCCGCTCCAACGACTGGCGGATTTCGAGATCGGTGCGCAGGCCGAGTTCCTGCGTGACGATCTCGCGCGCCTGTGCCCGCATTCCCTCGCGGATATAGTCACGCGAAATCACGAGATCGCGGCCGTCCTCGCCGACGCCGCGAACGATGACATGGACATGGGGGTTGTCGGTGTTCCAGTGCTCGACCCCGCGCCAGTCGAGACGGGTGCCGAGATCCCGTTCCATCTGCGTCATCAGTTCCCGCGTGAAAGTCTTGAGGTCGCGCATTTGCCCGGCGTCTTTGGGCGAGACGATAAAGCGGAAATGGTGCCGGTCATCCTCGCAGCGCGCGGCAAACTCGCTACGGTCGAATTCGTCACCCTCGGTCCCGAATAGCATGCCACGCTCGCCATCACGGGTGACGCCGTCGCGTTGCAGGTAATCGAGATGTGCACCAAGCGACGAGCGGCCTCCATGCCGGACCACGCGCGCCTTGATTACGACGTTGCGAGCCCGGCCACCGAGGCGATGGGCGGCGCGAATGCTCGCCGCACGCCCGCGTCCGAAGGTCGAAAACCCCACACCTGAAGATCGCGCGCGTCCCGCGCCAAGGCCTCCAGCTCGCTGGGCGGCGGCAAGAGCCTGCGCGATGGCGGGCCGTGCGCGTTGCCCGCGCCGCGTGCGGATGCGGCCTGGCCGGACACGGAAATCGCTGTCGTCGGTCATGTTCGGGCCTGCGATGTGCGGCAAGCCCGCACAAACGGCGGAAAGCGGCACATGCTACACATCGCGCCATCGGGCGCGCACCTCGCGGCGGAACGCCGCAAAGCCTTGTAAAACAAGGCCACGACCGGCTGCAGATGGCTCGGCACATCGCGGCTTTTATCTTGCCGTCTTATTTGGCTTCGTTTTTGAGCAAGTATTCGCCATCGTCGTTTCCTCTCTTTAGCACTAAAGGACCAACTATTCGACGCGCTTGTGCGCAGGTCTGCGAAGTCGTTGGACAGGTCTGATACGCCGTGCAGTCTTCCGTGCTCATCGAGGCCGGTATCGCTCTGCATCGAGGCGATACTTTGGCCTGCGCGGCACATGTCGCTATCGGAATTACGGGGCATCGTCACAGGCAATCGAGCGCGGTCCGCTGTGCGCGGCCGCAGGCAAGATATCGTGCTTCCCGTTTTCCTGGTCTGTATCATTCCTTTGCCGCCTCAGCGGACCTCCTTCATGTCGTCGAGCCGTCAGCCGGCTGCACCTGGTGTGTTCATGTTCATGACCGCGCGTAGCTCAGACGCCGCAGCTTCGAAGCGTTCACGCTGTCGATCTCGTGCGCATCCCGGTCGGGATCGCCGACATAGAACGTGCCGTCGCGCCACATTGCGTGCATCACGATGGCAAGCTTGCGGGCGACCGCGACACGCGCCTTGGCGTGGCACTTGGTCTTGGCGAGCTTCAGCCCCCAGCTCTTGATCGTATCGCGGCCCTTGAACCGGGTGAGCATCGCGGATGCAGCTTCATAGAGCGCGCAGCGCACATCGGGATCACCCGCCTTGCTGATCCGCCCCTTTACGTCGATCGAGCTACCCGACTGCCAGCGGCGCGAGGTGAGCCCAAAATAGGCAGCGACATTGCGCGACCGGCGGAACCGGGCGGGATCGTCGATCGCACTCTTGAAGCTCAGGGAGGTCACCGGGCCGACGCCGGGGATCGCCATGAACCTGCGGCACAGCTCGTCGCGCATCGCCAGCTGGGTGACCAGCTTGTGCAGGATGAGATACTCCTCCCACAGCGCTGCGCGGGCTCTGAGCATGCAGTCCATCAGCCCGGCGGTCATCGCATCGCCTGCAACCGCCTCGCGCACGGCCTTCTCCATCGATCCGCGGCCGACCTTGCCGAGACGGATCCCGAACACCTTCAATGAGTGGCGGATGGCGTTCTCGATATCGAGGAACTTGCGCTTCAGGTTGCGCCGCTGCACCAGCAGCAGGCGGATCCGGTAGCAGTCTTCCGTTTTAATATGCGCCTCGCGGAACCAGCCCGTGCGCATGATATGCGCGATGCCGAGTGCATCGGCGGCATCGGTCTTGTTGCGCTGGGCCGACAGCGCTGCGCGCACGTGGCGGGTCTCCAGACACACGGCCGGGAGCCCCAGCGCCAGCATCCCGGCATGCAGCCAGGGCGAGATCGATCCTGCTTCGTGACCGACCCGGCGCAGGCGTCCGGCATAGCGCTCCAGCGCATCGGCGATCTGCTGCGGATCGGTCGGGACTTCGGTCTCCAGCACCACCTTGCCGTCATCGCCAACCACACAGATCGCGGTCTCCTCGATCGACACATCGAGCCCTGCAAAGTACTCCATCACCCGACTCCTTCGCTTCCGTTTAACCGGAGCGGAGGAAGCGCCGAGCGCCGCAGAGGTGCAAGCAAGATCAGCAACGGACGCAGGCGGCGCACCCTTCGTGCGCGCCGCCAAGTCCTCGCCAAATACAGCGGCAATCGATTTTTCTTCGTCAATTCAATAGACTTGTCACTGCTCTGCCGCCCTCCAGCGGGGCGGAGAGCACGCCATTGGGCGCTGTAGGTGGCAACAGCCGTCATTGCCCTGAAAGCGATACGAAAAGACCGTTTGCCGGCGGCTCGACAGCACCGGGTGGCGCGGTCGGCGAAGAATCCGAAGCTTCGTCAGTCACCGCATCCTCAGTGGCCGGGATGCCATCTGCCCGCGCTGGAAACAGGCGCGCGCGGCGCCAGGCGAGTGGATCGGGCGGTGGCGCCGCAGCAAGCGTCGCGTAGCCGGAATTACCCGTGACCGCTGTCAGCTTCGTGAGATAGGCGCGCGTCTCGCGTGGCAGCGGACGACCGCGTGAAAGATACTGTTCATAGCGGCCGGGCCCCGCATTGTAGGCGGCCAGCATGGCAGCGGCGTTGCCGTAGCGGTCGTGCATCTCGCGCAGATAGGCTGCGCCCGCCATGATGTTGTCGCGCGGATCGAACGGGTCCGATCCGAGACGATAACGCGCGCGCAGGTTGGCCCAGGTTGCGGGCATGATCTGCATCAGGCCCATCGCTCCGGCGGACGAAACAGCGCGCCTCTCACCGTTGCTTTCGATGCGCATGACTGCCCATATCCAGTCCTGGGGAATGCCGAACCGCCGCGCTGCATCGGCCACATGCACTGCGTAGGGATGGACTCCGGGAGTGCCGTGTGCAGGTTCTGCCGTAGCCGAAGGCAAGCCGACCATCTGCAAAGCGATTGCCAAAGTGGTGGCAAATGGCCTGCGTTTCATGGCGCGATTCCCCGCCAGACGAGCGGACCATCCGCCGTATCGCGCGTAAGCATCGGCGTCGCGCGGCCCAGCAGTGTCGTGGCCGAAAGCGGTCCGAAATAGCGGCCGTCCAGGCTGTCAGGCACGGACGGGTTCATAAACAGAAATTCGCCCGACCGGAGTTTGTGGCACCCCTGCCAGACGGGCAGCGGGCGACCTCGGCTGTCGCGATCCAGCGCAACGGCAACGGGCTGGCGGTCTCCTCGATCGACACATCGAGCCCTGCAAAGTACTCCATCACCCGACTCCTTCGCTTCCGTTTAACCGGAGCGGAGGAAGCGCCGAGCGCCGCAGAGGTGCAAGCAAGATCAGCAACGGACGCAGGCGGCGCACCCTTCGTGCGCGCCGCCAAGTCCTCGCCAAATACAGCGGCAATCGATTTTTCTTCGTCAATTCAATAGACTTGTCACTGCTCTGCCGCCCTCCAGCGGGTCGGAGAGCACGCCATTGGGCGCTGTAGGTGGCAACAGCCGTCATTGCCCTGAAAGCGATACGAAAAGACCGTTTGCCGGCGGCTCGACAGCACCGGGTGGCGCGGTCGGCGAAGAATCCGAAGCTTCGTCAGTCACCGCATCCTCAGTGGCCGGGATGCCATCTGCCCGCGC
Proteins encoded in this window:
- a CDS encoding MvdC/MvdD family ATP grasp protein, with amino-acid sequence MILLATNRRDVTTDFVVLELERRGMEFFRLNTEDIHTYHAVLPNGDPGRLRLEGQDRTLDLRDITGAYYRRPMPPDFEERDPATAEYLQAEWSALLRSIWNALDGRWLNCPFAILRAEDKPRQLTIARRLGFNVPETLVTNHPDHAIAFSERGGAVAKPLRHALIDDGERGKVIFTSRLGSSLKGETAGIELAPVILQEEVRKRSDVRVIVVDDQVFATAIDSQDFEETAVDWRRGVRTDLVHRATALPGDVERACVAVTRALGLRYSAIDLVEDKDGEYWFLEANPNGQWAWIEQRTGAPISAAIAKGLSA
- a CDS encoding lytic transglycosylase domain-containing protein, whose amino-acid sequence is MVGLPSATAEPAHGTPGVHPYAVHVADAARRFGIPQDWIWAVMRIESNGERRAVSSAGAMGLMQIMPATWANLRARYRLGSDPFDPRDNIMAGAAYLREMHDRYGNAAAMLAAYNAGPGRYEQYLSRGRPLPRETRAYLTKLTAVTGNSGYATLAAAPPPDPLAWRRARLFPARADGIPATEDAVTDEASDSSPTAPPGAVEPPANGLFVSLSGQ
- a CDS encoding relaxase/mobilization nuclease domain-containing protein, which encodes MTDDSDFRVRPGRIRTRRGQRARPAIAQALAAAQRAGGLGAGRARSSGVGFSTFGRGRAASIRAAHRLGGRARNVVIKARVVRHGGRSSLGAHLDYLQRDGVTRDGERGMLFGTEGDEFDRSEFAARCEDDRHHFRFIVSPKDAGQMRDLKTFTRELMTQMERDLGTRLDWRGVEHWNTDNPHVHVIVRGVGEDGRDLVISRDYIREGMRAQAREIVTQELGLRTDLEIRQSLERQVDAERWTDIDHRLARERDRNGIIDTAPERGARPGPDHALRIGRLRKLEGLGLASEVAPGQWTMRGDAETALRELQARGDIIKRMHRAMTERGIDRGVGSYVLEPEPGQPLMGRLVERGLHDELTGRAYAIVDGIDGRTHHIQLPDIAATGDCRPGAVVELRHFEDRKGRQRMALAVRSDFDLNAQVRAPGATWLDRRNLSGDGRDLGGGFGAEVRVAMEARAEHLADEGLARRQGRRIIFARNLLDTLRRRELDATAEKLSAEIGLPHTPSQTGDYVTGTVRQRLNLGSGRFAMIDNGLGFQLVPWSPSLDRQMGKHISGVMRGDGGVDWSLGRGRGLGL
- a CDS encoding IS110 family transposase, coding for MEYFAGLDVSIEETAICVVGDDGKVVLETEVPTDPQQIADALERYAGRLRRVGHEAGSISPWLHAGMLALGLPAVCLETRHVRAALSAQRNKTDAADALGIAHIMRTGWFREAHIKTEDCYRIRLLLVQRRNLKRKFLDIENAIRHSLKVFGIRLGKVGRGSMEKAVREAVAGDAMTAGLMDCMLRARAALWEEYLILHKLVTQLAMRDELCRRFMAIPGVGPVTSLSFKSAIDDPARFRRSRNVAAYFGLTSRRWQSGSSIDVKGRISKAGDPDVRCALYEAASAMLTRFKGRDTIKSWGLKLAKTKCHAKARVAVARKLAIVMHAMWRDGTFYVGDPDRDAHEIDSVNASKLRRLSYARS